Proteins encoded within one genomic window of Halorussus salilacus:
- a CDS encoding TRAM domain-containing protein → MPDCPLAEDCPSFQERIEGMGCQHYGDRGGAEWCDHYNQPIRELKTAPVQPGEEVVVDIEDIHESGAGVGRTEDGFIVMVDGILPDARARVEITNVHGNHARADPIERLPMDEEDEEGTDDGDAEESDAESGDGDDEDGRSRPQLGSRDNFWGS, encoded by the coding sequence ATGCCGGACTGTCCACTCGCGGAAGACTGCCCGAGTTTTCAGGAGCGAATCGAGGGAATGGGATGCCAGCACTACGGCGACCGGGGCGGCGCGGAGTGGTGTGACCACTACAACCAGCCCATCCGCGAACTCAAGACCGCGCCCGTCCAGCCGGGCGAGGAGGTCGTGGTGGACATCGAGGACATCCACGAGAGCGGCGCTGGCGTCGGCCGGACCGAGGACGGCTTCATCGTCATGGTCGACGGCATCCTCCCGGACGCCCGCGCGCGGGTGGAGATCACGAACGTTCACGGCAACCACGCCCGGGCCGACCCCATCGAGCGACTGCCGATGGACGAGGAGGACGAGGAGGGGACTGACGACGGCGACGCCGAGGAGTCTGACGCGGAATCCGGCGACGGAGACGACGAGGACGGCCGGTCCCGGCCGCAACTCGGTAGCCGCGACAACTTCTGGGGAAGCTGA
- a CDS encoding Tfx family DNA-binding protein, with the protein MSEAPDPEEMLDRAGFDADTSVLTRRQAEVLALRERGVAQATIADRLGTSRANVSSIEASARENVRKARETVAFAEALHAPVRVVVEAGTDLYDVPSRVYDACDEAGVKVNHAAPELMKRVSDEAGDAVEDRAVREDLLIGVTADGEVTVRKSAEASRG; encoded by the coding sequence GTGAGCGAGGCCCCCGACCCCGAGGAGATGCTCGACCGCGCGGGATTCGACGCCGACACCAGCGTGCTGACCCGCCGACAGGCCGAAGTGCTGGCACTGCGCGAGCGCGGGGTCGCGCAGGCGACCATCGCCGACCGCCTGGGCACCTCGCGCGCGAACGTCTCCAGTATCGAGGCAAGCGCCCGCGAGAACGTCCGGAAGGCCCGCGAGACGGTCGCGTTCGCCGAGGCGCTCCACGCGCCGGTCCGGGTCGTCGTCGAGGCTGGGACCGACCTCTACGACGTGCCCTCGCGGGTCTACGACGCCTGCGACGAGGCGGGCGTGAAGGTCAACCACGCCGCACCGGAGCTGATGAAGCGAGTGAGCGACGAGGCCGGGGACGCGGTCGAGGACCGCGCCGTTCGCGAAGATTTGTTGATCGGCGTGACGGCCGACGGCGAGGTGACGGTCCGAAAGTCGGCGGAAGCGAGTCGGGGGTGA
- a CDS encoding SDR family oxidoreductase has protein sequence MDLGIEGNAAIVTASSSGLGRASAKALAEAGANVTICARGEEKLADAEAEISAAGDGDVLAVQCDITDPDEVEALVEATVEEFGGLDHVVTSAGGPPSGTFLDTTERDWYEAYDLLVMSVVWLTKAAHPHLVESDAGTVVNVTSTSVREAIDGLVLSNAVRRAVVGLMKTQAREWAPDVRVNAVLPGAHETPRIQELVEASVERGEHDTYEEGLADWSADIPLDRVGDPGEFGDVVAFLSSERASFVNGAALPVDGGRLRS, from the coding sequence ATGGACCTCGGAATCGAAGGCAACGCGGCAATCGTAACGGCGAGTTCGAGCGGGCTCGGCCGGGCGTCGGCCAAGGCGCTGGCCGAGGCGGGCGCGAACGTCACCATCTGCGCCCGCGGCGAGGAGAAACTCGCCGACGCCGAGGCGGAGATTTCGGCCGCGGGCGACGGCGACGTGCTCGCGGTCCAGTGCGACATCACCGACCCCGACGAGGTCGAGGCGCTCGTGGAGGCGACGGTCGAGGAGTTCGGCGGCCTCGACCACGTCGTCACCTCCGCCGGGGGACCGCCGAGCGGAACGTTTCTCGACACCACCGAGCGCGACTGGTACGAGGCCTACGACCTGCTGGTGATGAGCGTGGTCTGGCTGACGAAGGCCGCCCACCCCCACCTCGTCGAGAGCGACGCGGGCACCGTGGTCAACGTCACCTCGACCAGCGTCCGGGAGGCCATCGACGGCCTCGTCCTCTCGAACGCGGTCCGGCGCGCGGTCGTCGGCCTGATGAAGACTCAGGCCCGCGAGTGGGCCCCCGACGTGCGGGTCAACGCGGTCCTGCCGGGCGCACACGAGACCCCCCGCATCCAGGAACTCGTGGAGGCCTCGGTCGAGCGCGGCGAGCACGACACCTACGAGGAGGGGCTGGCCGACTGGTCGGCCGACATCCCGCTGGACCGCGTGGGCGACCCCGGGGAGTTCGGCGACGTGGTCGCGTTCCTCTCCAGCGAGCGCGCGAGCTTCGTCAACGGCGCGGCGCTCCCGGTCGACGGCGGCCGTCTCCGGAGCTGA
- a CDS encoding adenine nucleotide alpha hydrolase has product MATVLSWSGGKDASFALREMHREGVEVVELLTTVSAQTGRSSMHGVGRELYERQADALGLPIRFVEIPADASNDEYEAALAEATDEYERRGIDRIAFADLYVEDIRAYRESRLEASDIEGYWPVWGRDTESLAREFADAFEATVVAVEDSALDESFAGRPFDESFLADLPEGVDPCGENGEFHTFVHDGPVFDRPVPVRTGETATVEPRHGDMVVHQCEVLPAE; this is encoded by the coding sequence ATGGCGACGGTCCTCTCGTGGAGCGGCGGCAAGGACGCCTCGTTCGCCCTCCGGGAGATGCACCGCGAGGGCGTCGAGGTCGTCGAACTCCTCACGACCGTCTCGGCCCAGACCGGCCGGTCGAGCATGCACGGCGTCGGCCGAGAGCTCTACGAGCGACAGGCCGACGCGCTCGGCCTGCCGATCCGGTTCGTCGAGATTCCGGCCGACGCCTCGAACGACGAGTACGAGGCCGCGCTGGCCGAGGCCACCGACGAGTACGAGCGCCGGGGTATCGACCGAATCGCGTTCGCCGACCTCTACGTCGAGGACATCCGCGCGTACCGCGAGAGCCGCCTCGAAGCGAGCGACATCGAGGGGTACTGGCCCGTCTGGGGCCGGGACACCGAATCCCTCGCCCGCGAGTTCGCCGACGCCTTCGAGGCGACCGTGGTCGCGGTCGAGGACTCGGCGCTCGACGAGTCGTTCGCGGGCCGCCCCTTCGACGAGTCGTTCCTCGCCGACCTCCCCGAGGGCGTCGACCCCTGCGGCGAGAACGGCGAGTTCCACACCTTCGTCCACGACGGCCCCGTCTTCGACCGACCCGTCCCGGTCCGGACCGGCGAGACGGCGACGGTCGAACCCCGCCACGGCGACATGGTGGTCCACCAGTGCGAGGTCCTCCCGGCGGAGTGA